AAGCCGACTCCGCTTTTAACTTACGCGTTGTCACAGCAAGCGGTGACGCCGAGGTCTTCCCCTAAATCCGCTCGATTTTGTAGGGCGTCTCTTGATAGACGAAATAATTGAGCCAGTTGGAAAAAAGCAAATGGGCGTGACTCCGCCAGCGGACGGGAATCTCTCTCCTGGGGTCGTCGTCCTTGAAATAATTGAGAGGAATCGCGATGGGCAGCCCCTTTTCCACGTCCCGCAGATATTCGCGATTGAGCGTATCTCTGTCATATTCCAGGTGTCCGGTCACAAAGATTCGGCTCTGGTCTTTGGAGATCACGATGTTGACGTCGCCGTCGGCCGTTTTGGAAAGGATCGTCAGGCGCTTTTCATTTTCCACGGCGGCAGTATCGACGGTGGTATGCCGGGAGTGGGGCGTGAGGAAGATTTCGTCAAAACCTCGTAGCAGCTTGTTTCTGGATTTTCGCGCGATCGTACAGGGGAAGACGCCAAACTTCTTTTCGGGGAGCGGGCGCTTTCCGATTCCGTAGTGATGGTAAAGGGCCGCCTGCGCGCCCCAACAGACATGGAGCGTATTGGTTACGTTTGCACTGGAATAGTCGAAGATTCTTGTGAGCTCGTCCCAGTATTCCACCTCCTCAAAGGGGAGATGCTCCACGGGCGCGCCGGTAATGATAAAACCGTCGAATTTTCTGTCCTCGATATCGGAAAATTCCTTGTAAAAGGTCGTCAAATGGTCTTCGCTGGTATTTTTCGCCTTGTGGCCCGAGACTCTCAGGAGCGTCACGTTCACCTGCAGCGGGGTATTTCCCAAGAGACGCAACAACTGGGTTTCCGTCTCGATTTTTGTGGGCATGAGGTTCAGAATCAGGATTTCCAGCGGGCGGATATCCTGCCGGACCGAGCGCTTGTAACTCATGACGAAGATGTTTTCGCTCTTCAAAATTTTATTTGCCGGTAAATTTTCTGGGATAATAATGGGCATTGTTCCTCCTCGAGGTTGATGATAAAAAAAACCGGTCACAGACCGGATCAAAATTGCTGTTTCCGGCGCTGCCCTTTTTGGCTGGATTCACAAAAAGGGTTTGCGCCACATTGTCGGATTTTCAAACATCCTCTACAATACGCGTCACACCCGCATGCACATGCACATCATGACTGCCGATTTAATGGTGATTTCAAAACAACTCATTTTAAAGCTCCAATTTTTCAGGTATTTTTGACTATTCTAACACGGGACACGTAAATTGTAAAATATATAGTATAAATGATTGACATTGATTTTATATATTTGACAAAAATGAAACATTTGTGATAGAGTATGTTCAACACAATTTCTTATCCGGAGAGTAAACTTTATGTCAACGACAAGATTCAATTTGGCCGCCTTGGGCTGCATGTGTATGATGGACATGTGTATGGAAATGCACATGATTTTTGCATACGAACGCCCGGCGCAAATTGAAAAAGTACGATCCGCTTGTCTTGACAGGGGCCTGAGATCTTAGAAGGCTGCAATAACCAGGTTGTCAAACAAATCACATAAAACGGAAAAAATACTTTGGAGATTTCCCGAAGTATTTTTTTTATGAAAACCAAGGAGGAAAACATGTCTACAGCTTACAAATTCGAAACACTGCAACTCCACGCGGGGCAGGTCCCCGATCCCGCGACGACCGCAAGGGCCGTCCCCATTTACCAGACTTCGTCCTACGTATTCCACAACACGACCCACGCGGCCAATCTGTTCGGGCTCAAGGAATTGGGTTACATTTACACGCGGATCGGCAATCCCACCAATGACGTTTTGGAACAGAGAATCACGGCCCTTGAAGGGGGCGTCGGCGCCTTGTCCCTGTCATCGGGCGCGGCCGCCGTCACTTACGCGATCCTGACCGTGGCTCGCTCGGGCGACGAGATTCTGTCCTCGAAAAATATCTACGGGGGAACGTACAATCTTTTCGCCAATACCATTGAGGATTTCGGAATCACGGCCAAATTTTTCGACCCCGGAAAGCTCGATGAGGTGCAAGGCCTGATCACCGACAAGACCAAGGCGATCTTTATCGAAAGTATCGGCAATCCCAACGCCGACATCCTCGATTTCGAGAAATTGGTGGAAATTGCCCACAAAAACGGAATTCCCGTTATTATCGACGGCACATTTTCCCCGTACCTCTTCAAACCCTTTGATCACGGGATCGATATCCTCGTACACTCCGCCACGAAATTTATCGGCGGTCACGGAACCACCATCGGGGGCTTGCTGGTAGACAGCGGGAAATTCAACTGGAAGGGAAATCCGAGATTCCCCAATTTTAATACGCCCGATCCCGGCTATCACGGCCTCGTGTACGCGGATCTGGGGGCCCCCGCCTTTATCCTGAAGGCTCGCGTAAAGCTCTTGCGCGATACGGGTTCCATCGCGTCTCCCTTCAACTCCTTCCTGCTGCTGCAAGGTCTGGAAACCCTGTCCCTGCGGATCGAGCGGCATGTGGAAAACGCCCTCAAAGTGGCGCAGTACCTTGAAAAGCATCCGAAAGTCAAAGCGGTCCATTATCCGGGTCTGGATTCCAGCCCCTACAAGGCCCTGCGGGAAAAATATTTCCCCAAGGGCGCTGGCTCCATATTTACCTTTGAGCTCAAAGGCGGACGGGACGCGGGCGTGAAATTCATCGAGGCGCTGAAGCTGTTTTCGCTTTTGGCCAACGTGGGCGACGCCAAGTCTCTCGTGATCCATCCGGCCTCGACGACCCACAGTCAGCTTTCGGAAAAGGATCTTCTCGATCAGGGGATCGAACCCGGCACAATCCGGCTTTCCGTAGGCATCGAACATATCGACGACATCCTGGCCGACCTTGAACAGGCCCTGGCCCAGGTATAAAATCAGGAGGAACAAATGAAAAAAATTCTGTTGTTACTGGCGCTGACGCTATCTCTGGCGGCCTTCGCGGGGAAACTGAAAGTCGGCGCGTCCCCGGTTCCCCACGCGGAACTGCTGAATCTCGTGAAAGACGACCTCAAAGCCCAGGGCGTCGACCTTGAAGTCATTGAGATCAACGACTACGTAACGCCCAATCTGCTTTTGGCCGACGGATCTCTGGACCTCAATTATTTCCAGTCCCAGCCCTATCTCGACAAATTTGCGGAAGAGAGAAAGCTCAATCTCGTGGGCTTCGGAAAGATCCATGTGGAGCCTCTGGGATTCTATTCCAAAAAGTACAAGAAAGTCGAGGACATCCCCGAAGGGGCGACGATTACGATTCCCAATGACCCCACAAACGAAGGACGGGCGCTGATTCTTTTCCACAGCAAAGGCCTGATCAAGCTGAAAGATCCGACGAACCTCTACGCCACGGAATTTGACATCGTGGAAAACCCGAAGAAGTTTGTGTTTAAAACCCTCGAGGCGGCGCAATTGCCGCGGGCCCTCGACGACGCCGACGCGACAATCATCAACGGCAACTACGCGATCCCCGCGGGGCTCAAACCCGACAGAGACGCGCTGTTTCTGGAGGATAAAGATTCGCCCTACGCCAATCTCTTGACTTCACGTCCCGGCGACGAAAACAAAGAAGACGTGCAAAAGCTTGTGAAAGCGCTTCAGAGTGAAAAAGTCCGGAAATATATCCTTGATAATTACAACGGAGGCGTGGTACCGGCCTTTTAGAAAGTCTATCAAAACAGTTTATTCGCAGATATCTCCGTTCGAAATGATCCGCTTTCCCGCGGGCGTCAGGCGTCAAAGCCGGCCCGCAGGCGGGTCACGAAGGCCCCGGCGCTGGGCGCGGCGACATTCTCCGCGAATTTTGCCGAAGTTTTGTAAATGAAATCAACGGGACGGGCAAGCCCCGGGACGGGCAAATATCGGGACGGGCGAGCCCGTCCCCTACAAATTATGTAAAATAGGCGGAATAACCGCCTTTTTGTTTTAATAAAAAATGGAGAAAAAAACTTTGCGTTGACACCGATGAAAAAACAGCTTGTGCTACAATAAGAAAAAGCGGGCCAAACGGAAAAATCGGGATCGACGAAAAAGGGCGGGCAGGCCCCGCCCCATGGGAGGAATATGACGAAAGAAGCCAAAGAACAGGGAACGAACGCGCAAACGCAAAATCGAAACAGAGATCTGGGAATCGCGGGCTGGGTGCAAATGCTTATGCTTTTCATCCTGTTTCATACGCCCATGTGGGGCAAAACCTTCACCCCCTACCCCGACGGGTTATCTTACGACGACAGGGAAAACTGGTCCCTCTTCGAACATTCGCCCACAAAGCCCTACGACGCCTTTATCATCCCGCCGACGATGATCTTTGACGCGGAAAAGCCGCGCTATATCGATATCAAGGACGAGATCTACCTCTCGGGTGTGGCGGAATTCAAGAGCGTCGCCGTGGATACGGTGTTCAAGGACACGCCCTTTAATCTCTATATGCCCAAATACCGTCAACTCAACCCGGGCACGCTGACCGACGAGGCAAAGCTCAGGCAATTCTGGCAGGATATTCAGAATGACGGTCTGCTCCCGATCCGGGATGTGCTGAACGCCTTCGATTATTATCTGAAAAACGTCAACCACGGTCGCCCCTTCGTGATTTTTTCGCACTCCCAGGGCTCCGTGACCAACGCGGCCATTCTGGCCCTCTATCTCCCGCGCTACGTGACGAAGGCGCAGCAGCGTCAGTTGATCGCGTCTTACCTCGTGGGGATCGGCCTGACCGATCTGGTGTTGCAAAGCACCATTTACCAGGCCTCGACGTCTCCAACCGACGTCAATACCATCGTTTCCTGGAATACGGCGACGAAATCCGAAGTCCAAAACAAATACCGGATCACCTGGGGCGATAAAACGACCCGGGCAGTAAATCCTCTTACCTTTACGAGCGACCGGGCCTATGTGGAAGCGGCGCGAAACCCCATGTCCTTTCTCCGCTGGTTTGAATCGGACAAGCTTGTGGGAAAAGCCGGTCTGACCGGCGCCCAAATCGTCAAGAGTCCGCTGTCTTCCGGGGATGTTGTCCTCGTGGATATCGGAGAAGCGGATTTTCTGACGCCGGAGCAGATCGCCTCGGAAGACGACTATGATCTGGGCTATACGCATCATTGGGACATTTCCCTCTTTGCCGAAAGCGTCCGGGAAAACCTCATTTTACGCGCCAAGGCGCTGGAAAAAACAAAGGCTAACCAATAAACGCCGCGCCGGCCTAAAAAGCGTATTTCAGGCGGAAATTGCCCGTGACGCCCTGCCGCTTTCCCGTGTAGAGCAACATGCCGAAATCCACGGACCAGTGCCCGGCGGGAGTCAGCTGCACGCCCGCTTCCTCGATGCCGGTCCCGCCCCGAAGCGACGGCGCGCCGACCGGATAGCCCGCGATATCCGCCCGGACGAGGCCTTCGGTCTCATATTCCCAAGCCAGAGCCGCATAGGGGAGAAGGAGGGCGCTTCTTTTGGAGGAAATCCTGCCGCCGATCCGGATCCGCGCCGAAACGGCGTCTTCAAAGGCGAGGACGGGCCCCGTGGAAAGGGCGGCCGACGCGCCTTTTTCATTTACATGGAAATATTTTGCGAAAAGATCGAGATTCGTTTTCTCCGTGAGTCTCTGTTCCATTCCGATACCGAGATGCCAGCCGTAATAACAGGTCTTCGCGTCATAGGAGGCAGCAAGCCCTTCCGCGAAGATATGGCCGCTGGCGTAGCGGTTTCTGACGGTCCCGGCCCGCAGGGAACCTTCGAGATAGAGCGAACCCGGCGCCTTTACCGGAAAATTCGCCCGGCCCAGGGCCCCGCCGCCCACATAGTCGAGACGACCCTTGGCCGTCACGTAAGGCAGAGATGTGGCCGCCGGATCCAGAACATTCCAGGCGTCATAATGGCCCTTGCCGTATTCGAAGAAGCCGCCCAGCGCGACGTCCGCGGAAGAAAGAGAAAAGCCCTTTGTGACGCCTGCCGTGAGCGTAAAGCTCCCGAGCTCGAAACCGGCGTCGCCGCCGTCGTATTGACTGAGACCGCCGCTTGTAATGGAAAAAGCCTGAAAATCTCTTTTGAACTCCCGGGGGAGAGCCGCGGGAATCAGGTCCCCGCCCTGATTGAGGAGGGCCGTGGCGGCAAGATTGCCTGTGGAAAGAGATTTCGCTTCGGGTTTTGCGCGGACGCCCGCATTTCCCGAATTTTCAGAGGTCGACGCCGGATTTTCCGAAACGGCGGTATTTTCATCGTTATGGCCGGGGACATCGGCCCTTTGCATCCAGAGTTGCTTATTGTCTGAGCGGGCGGCCAGATCCCGCTCAAGGACGCCCCCCGCGGAAGCCTTTGCCCGGATGCCGGACGCATCGAGATCCCCCGCCAGCGTTTCCGCCGAGATCAGTATCAATTTGTCTTCGGGATTTTCGAGGGCCGAAACGCTGCCCAGGGAGACTTCGATCACGCAGGAGGCGTCGATGTCGGCTTTCCCTGTAACGGTCACGAACGTAAAGCCCGGACGGATATTCCCCCCGGAAAAGCTCAAGATCGCGTCCCTGGCGGAAAAATCGCCGTAAATCGCGCGGGTGTCGGTAAAGCCCGCGCCCGCCCCCGGGCCAACGCTGAGATTGCCCCGGATGTCTGTCGCGAAGACGGCGTTGCCGCCTGATACCGCGACGCCTTCTTTCGTCTTGATCTCCGCGCCTGTAAACGTATAATTTCCTCCGGTAACGACCACCTTGCCCGGCTCCGCGCAATCTGAAGCGATCTCCACGAGATCCGCGCCAAGGCCCGTAAAATAGACGCTGTCGCCGTTTTCAAAGAGGACCGGCGTGTCGGACAGAGCCGTTTTCCAGTTGGCCTGGCCCAGGACATCCCAGACGCCGTTTCCGCCTGTCCAGATGAGTTCCCTGATGTCTTCGATCCGCAAAAGCAGCTTTTGGGAAGAAGCGCCGTCTACGACGGCCACAAGCTTTTTCTTATTGGCGGCAAAATCGCCGGGTTGGGCGTTTGTGACGATCTGCCGCGGGTTGTCGCCGGTAATCGCGCCATCGGTCTCAATCAAGGCCACGCCGTCGCCGTAGGTCTCCGTAAAGCCGGAAACTGTCGAGAGTCCGGGCGTAAGATGGGAATTGACTGTCAGCTTTTGTCCGAGATCCAAATTTCCCCGGATCTCGATTTTGTCGTAAGCGTTTTCATGGATATCCGCCAAAAGCCCGGCGGGACCCTTGACCCGCACGTCTCCCTCAAACAAAATCCGGCCCGTTTCTTTGCCCGACGCGATTTCCTCATTGTCCGGACCCAGGAGCGCGCCGTCGGGGGAAAGGATCGCGGCGTCCAACGCGGTCACGGCAGCGCGGATTTTTCCCTGACCCGCGAGGGTGACCGCGGCCCCTGCGTTTCCGATCGCAACGGAACCCGTGGACAAATCGAGGGCTTCGTTCCCCCCGTCCGCGCCGTCATTGACGATACGGAGCGTTCCGCCCGCGATCTCGAAGGCGCCGCCGTCCGACGTATCGATATAATGGGAACCGACCAGTTGCAACGTCCCTTTTCCGCCTTTGACAAAGCTTGCGCCCTTTCCCATATAGATCGAATCCACATGGTCTTTTCCGGGGCCCGTGGAATCCGCGTCGCCGAACCAGAAGCCGCCGTCTCCCAGAAGAGAGATCTTCGCGCCGCTTTCGGCAAAGAGCGCGCCGCCGTCATTTCTGCCGGATACCCAGGAACGGTTGCCGCGGAATATCGTATGACCGCCCTCGTCGGAAACCAGCGTAAAATTCACGTCGTCGGCGTTTCGCAGGTAGATTGCGCCGCCGGTATAGGTATGGGCGTGATTTTGATAAAATTTGGCGTTATTGAGGATAAGGGTCCCCTCATAGGCGTAAATCGCGCCTCCCGCTCCCGCGACATTATTGATAAA
The sequence above is drawn from the Fusobacteriaceae bacterium genome and encodes:
- the metA gene encoding homoserine O-succinyltransferase is translated as MPIIIPENLPANKILKSENIFVMSYKRSVRQDIRPLEILILNLMPTKIETETQLLRLLGNTPLQVNVTLLRVSGHKAKNTSEDHLTTFYKEFSDIEDRKFDGFIITGAPVEHLPFEEVEYWDELTRIFDYSSANVTNTLHVCWGAQAALYHHYGIGKRPLPEKKFGVFPCTIARKSRNKLLRGFDEIFLTPHSRHTTVDTAAVENEKRLTILSKTADGDVNIVISKDQSRIFVTGHLEYDRDTLNREYLRDVEKGLPIAIPLNYFKDDDPRREIPVRWRSHAHLLFSNWLNYFVYQETPYKIERI
- a CDS encoding O-acetylhomoserine aminocarboxypropyltransferase/cysteine synthase, giving the protein MSTAYKFETLQLHAGQVPDPATTARAVPIYQTSSYVFHNTTHAANLFGLKELGYIYTRIGNPTNDVLEQRITALEGGVGALSLSSGAAAVTYAILTVARSGDEILSSKNIYGGTYNLFANTIEDFGITAKFFDPGKLDEVQGLITDKTKAIFIESIGNPNADILDFEKLVEIAHKNGIPVIIDGTFSPYLFKPFDHGIDILVHSATKFIGGHGTTIGGLLVDSGKFNWKGNPRFPNFNTPDPGYHGLVYADLGAPAFILKARVKLLRDTGSIASPFNSFLLLQGLETLSLRIERHVENALKVAQYLEKHPKVKAVHYPGLDSSPYKALREKYFPKGAGSIFTFELKGGRDAGVKFIEALKLFSLLANVGDAKSLVIHPASTTHSQLSEKDLLDQGIEPGTIRLSVGIEHIDDILADLEQALAQV
- a CDS encoding MetQ/NlpA family ABC transporter substrate-binding protein, which gives rise to MKKILLLLALTLSLAAFAGKLKVGASPVPHAELLNLVKDDLKAQGVDLEVIEINDYVTPNLLLADGSLDLNYFQSQPYLDKFAEERKLNLVGFGKIHVEPLGFYSKKYKKVEDIPEGATITIPNDPTNEGRALILFHSKGLIKLKDPTNLYATEFDIVENPKKFVFKTLEAAQLPRALDDADATIINGNYAIPAGLKPDRDALFLEDKDSPYANLLTSRPGDENKEDVQKLVKALQSEKVRKYILDNYNGGVVPAF
- a CDS encoding DUF3089 domain-containing protein, with the protein product MTKEAKEQGTNAQTQNRNRDLGIAGWVQMLMLFILFHTPMWGKTFTPYPDGLSYDDRENWSLFEHSPTKPYDAFIIPPTMIFDAEKPRYIDIKDEIYLSGVAEFKSVAVDTVFKDTPFNLYMPKYRQLNPGTLTDEAKLRQFWQDIQNDGLLPIRDVLNAFDYYLKNVNHGRPFVIFSHSQGSVTNAAILALYLPRYVTKAQQRQLIASYLVGIGLTDLVLQSTIYQASTSPTDVNTIVSWNTATKSEVQNKYRITWGDKTTRAVNPLTFTSDRAYVEAARNPMSFLRWFESDKLVGKAGLTGAQIVKSPLSSGDVVLVDIGEADFLTPEQIASEDDYDLGYTHHWDISLFAESVRENLILRAKALEKTKANQ